From the Cucurbita pepo subsp. pepo cultivar mu-cu-16 unplaced genomic scaffold, ASM280686v2 Cp4.1_scaffold000203, whole genome shotgun sequence genome, the window TATTGAACAAGTTGTGGTGGATACTATTAAtggttaaaaaatttctatatattGAATGCTATAAGACaccaaaattaagaaaacaattcatatattaatgatatgtttatatgtttatctatttatcttataatagattaaaaattatgaatctataatattaaaaaataaattctataTTAATCTTatcgataaaatattttttaaaattttttaatatttaacagCATTTTTATCTCGGTTGGAAGTTTAATTGTATGACTGAAACtttagagtatttttattaatttaacctgtattttataattcaagaTTTGCAAAACACACTTAAGCTACCGGCCGGTCCGAATCACGCcttacatttttcattttaatctatcaatgtattaaaattacaaattattaaatattttattgagatGTTGATTAATAAAATCACACTATTAtctttcattctcaaaatCAAAGTTTTAACCAAAACAAAACGTGCAATTATTGTTTAAGTCtctgatattttttttgtcaacgaatcaaatatttaagtttattttgataaaatcaaccagaaaattagagtttttatatatttatttaagaatgggacaatatttcataaattttggtaAGAACATATAAGGAGTTAtggtaatatttaaatttatttgtttgtttttttaactaattttttaaaagacaaatttagtatttacTATTTCAAAATGTGTCTTATTCCTATATATTGTTTGAGATCTTCATGCCATCTTCAtaatcatcaaacatcataaagaaagaacaaaacatcatgccatcttccatttttcaaaacatcatATTATTCCTATTCATTTTTCCACTATTCTCTCATCCATTTCTTGCTATTGCTGACTCATGGTCTGACCTGAAGCATTCCCATAGATCTCTATCTGCCTTATTCTTCACTTCTCCGCCACCTCCAACGGCTTTTCTCTTCACTTCTCCGCCACCTCCTGCACGAAGCTTCTTTAAATCTCCACCTCCGGCGGCgtttctcttcccctctccgCCACCTCCTGAGCGAAGCTTCTTTAAATCTCCTCCGCCAGCAACgtttctcttcccctctccgCCACCTCCTGAGAGAAGCTTCTTTAAATGTCCTCCGCCAGCAGTgtttctcttcccctctccaccaCCTCCTGCCCGAAGCTTCTTTAAATCTCCGCCACCGGCGGCgtttctcttcccctctccaccaTCTCCTGCCCAAAGCTTCTTTAAATCTCCACCCCCGATGGCgtttctcttcccctctccgCCACCCCCGGCAGCgtttctcttcccctctcGGCCACCTCCGTTGCAGCCAGCGGAGTGATTGCAGACTGTACGGAAGATCAACCATCCAGAGAAGATAAGCTGATTGGCGAGAAAGATGTTCTCAATAAGCGAtacaacttttttaatttaagccCTTTAACTATTTAAGGCAGAAATCTTATGATCActacttttgttttaaaaataagtttatcattatataaatataactttatttcgtgtttaaaaaatattcataaattttcaaaaatagtattaatatttataatttattggaCGTATAAGAGAACTTCTTTAGtaatattttgatgaaaaaatattagagctttaaattagacatttttaaagTTCTTTTTGGTACAATTTTGATccaattaaaagttaaaaaataaaaggacaagtttatattcaaaattaacttttattttattttattacaacaCCTCCTCCAACAACATAATGATCACTTCTTcggggagaaaaaaaagaaagaacataacaaaagaacaaaaagaaaaggaaagatagTATTTTCTAGGAGAGAGGAAACCGAGAATACTACTTTACACACGTTTAACCTGAGAGAATAAAAGTTATCTTCATCTCTTCCTATTCtatatcaattatttagatttttacaatcattttagaaaatcatgatcaacaacattaaatggtaaaaaaaaaaaatctattaaaattggccaaagATAATTGCGAACACCATTaaaagcaaagaagaagaagaaaatgaatcaattaaaattggcTAAAGATGATTGATGTGataatgttatatgatgatgtgatggtatgata encodes:
- the LOC111784462 gene encoding circumsporozoite protein-like, translating into MVIKNGILDSDDECEDHDSQLVEEIAAYDDEYIEEVCNHSAGCNGGGREGKRNAAGGGGEGKRNAIGGGDLKKLWAGDGGEGKRNAAGGGDLKKLRAGGGGEGKRNTAGGGHLKKLLSGGGGEGKRNVAGGGDLKKLRSGGGGEGKRNAAGGGDLKKLRAGGGGEVKRKAVGGGGEVKNKADRDLWECFRSDHESAIARNG